One region of Enterobacter ludwigii genomic DNA includes:
- a CDS encoding calcium/sodium antiporter produces the protein MLLATALLIIGLLLVVYSADRLVFAASILCRLTGVPPVVIGMTVVSVGTSLPEIIVSVSASLHGQVDLAIGTAIGSNIVNILLILGLAALLHPFRVHSDVLRRELPLMLIVSLLAGCVFYDGVLSYSDGIFLLALAVIWLLYSVKIARQAEKLGQDSLTREQVAELPREGTLPVALLWLGVALIIMPMATRMVVDNATVLANYFAISELTIGLTVIAIGTSLPELATAIAGARKGEDDIAIGNIIGSNIFNIAIVMGLPALITPGPFNPLAFSRDYGVMLLVSVIFALLCWRRQRQIGKGAGALLTGGFIVWMAMLYWLSPLLSG, from the coding sequence ATGCTTTTAGCAACAGCACTGTTAATAATTGGTTTACTTTTGGTGGTCTACAGTGCTGACCGTTTAGTGTTTGCTGCATCTATCCTGTGTCGTCTGACTGGCGTACCGCCTGTTGTCATCGGGATGACCGTTGTCAGTGTTGGAACGTCGCTTCCTGAAATCATCGTCTCTGTTTCAGCATCGCTGCATGGTCAGGTAGACCTGGCTATTGGCACCGCGATTGGCTCGAACATCGTCAATATATTACTGATTTTAGGCCTGGCGGCACTGCTCCACCCATTTCGCGTACATTCCGATGTTCTGCGCCGTGAATTGCCGCTAATGTTAATCGTAAGCCTGCTGGCAGGGTGCGTATTTTATGATGGCGTACTGAGCTACAGCGACGGCATTTTCTTGCTGGCGCTGGCCGTCATTTGGCTGCTGTATAGTGTTAAAATCGCCCGCCAGGCTGAAAAGCTGGGTCAGGATAGCCTGACTCGGGAGCAGGTTGCCGAACTCCCGCGGGAGGGCACGCTGCCTGTAGCACTACTTTGGCTTGGCGTCGCGCTGATCATCATGCCAATGGCAACGCGCATGGTCGTCGACAACGCGACAGTACTGGCGAACTATTTTGCCATCAGTGAACTGACCATTGGCCTGACGGTCATTGCCATCGGCACCAGCCTGCCGGAGCTGGCCACGGCCATTGCGGGAGCACGTAAAGGTGAAGATGACATTGCCATTGGCAATATCATCGGTTCCAACATTTTTAATATCGCGATTGTGATGGGCCTGCCGGCCCTGATAACGCCCGGGCCTTTTAACCCCCTGGCGTTTTCACGCGATTACGGTGTGATGTTGCTGGTCAGCGTGATATTTGCCCTGCTCTGCTGGCGGCGGCAACGCCAGATCGGCAAAGGCGCAGGCGCGCTGTTGACGGGTGGATTTATCGTATGGATGGCGATGCTGTACTGGCTCTCGCCTCTTCTCTCTGGGTAA
- the kdsD gene encoding arabinose-5-phosphate isomerase KdsD: MSQIELQPGFDFQKAGKDVLEIEREGLAQLDQYINQDFSLACEKIFYCAGKVVVMGMGKSGHIGRKMAATFASTGTSSFFVHPGEAAHGDLGMVTPQDIVIALSNSGESNEILALIPVLKRLQVPLICMTSRPESSMARAADIHLCVKVPKEACPLGLAPTSSTTAALVMGDALAVALLEARGFTPEDFALSHPGGALGRKLLLRVNDIMHTGDEIPHVSKAASLRDALLEITRKNLGMTVVCDDLMKIQGIFTDGDLRRVFDMGVDVRTLGIADVMTPGGIRVRPGTLAVDVLNLMQSRHITSVMVADGDQLLGVVHMHDLLRAGVV; this comes from the coding sequence ATGTCGCAAATAGAATTGCAGCCGGGTTTTGACTTTCAGAAAGCAGGCAAAGACGTTCTGGAGATTGAACGTGAAGGTCTGGCGCAGTTAGATCAGTACATTAATCAGGATTTTAGTCTGGCATGTGAGAAGATATTCTACTGTGCCGGTAAAGTCGTGGTAATGGGGATGGGCAAGTCCGGTCATATTGGCCGCAAAATGGCCGCGACGTTTGCCAGCACCGGAACCTCTTCTTTCTTTGTACACCCGGGGGAAGCCGCACACGGCGACCTGGGGATGGTCACACCGCAAGATATCGTCATCGCACTGTCAAATTCCGGTGAATCCAATGAGATCCTGGCGCTGATCCCGGTACTGAAGCGACTGCAGGTCCCCCTCATTTGCATGACCAGTCGCCCGGAAAGTAGCATGGCGCGGGCGGCCGATATTCACCTGTGCGTTAAGGTTCCCAAAGAAGCCTGCCCTCTGGGCCTGGCTCCGACCTCCAGCACCACCGCTGCACTGGTCATGGGTGATGCGCTTGCCGTAGCGCTGCTGGAAGCCCGCGGTTTTACCCCTGAAGATTTCGCACTTTCTCATCCCGGCGGTGCGCTTGGGCGCAAGCTGCTTCTGCGGGTCAACGATATTATGCACACCGGGGATGAAATCCCTCACGTCAGTAAAGCGGCCTCCCTGCGCGATGCGCTGCTGGAAATCACCCGCAAGAATCTGGGTATGACGGTCGTGTGCGATGATCTGATGAAAATTCAGGGGATCTTCACCGATGGGGACCTGCGTCGCGTGTTTGATATGGGTGTAGATGTCCGAACGCTTGGCATTGCCGATGTGATGACACCTGGCGGCATCCGCGTTCGCCCGGGTACGCTGGCAGTGGATGTGCTGAACCTGATGCAGTCCCGTCATATCACCTCCGTTATGGTTGCCGATGGCGACCAGTTGCTGGGTGTGGTACATATGCATGATCTGCTGCGCGCAGGCGTAGTGTAA